A region from the Coffea eugenioides isolate CCC68of chromosome 9, Ceug_1.0, whole genome shotgun sequence genome encodes:
- the LOC113782815 gene encoding 40S ribosomal protein S15a-1, translating into MVRVSVLNDALKSMYNAEKRGKRQVMIRPSSKVIIKFLLVMQKHGYIGEFEYVDDHRSGKIVVELNGRLNKCGVISPRFDIAVKDIEGWTARLLPSRQFGYIVLTTSAGIMDHEEARRKNVGGKVLGFFY; encoded by the exons ATGGTGAGAGTTAGTGTCTTGAATGATGCTCTCAAGAGCATGTACAATGCTGAGAAGCGGGGAAAGCGTCAAGTCATGATCAGACCATCCTCAAAAGTGATTATCAAGTTTCTCTTGGTGATGCAGAAGCATG GATACATTGGCGAGTTTGAATATGTTGATGATCACAGGTCTGGAAAAATTGTTGTTGAACTGAATGGGAGGCTAAACAAATGTGGTGTCATTAGTCCTCGCTTTGACATTGCTGTCAAGGATATTGAAGGATGGACTGCCAGGTTGCTTCCCTCTAGACAG TTTGGGTACATTGTGCTGACTACTTCCGCTGGCATCATGGACCACGAAGAGGCTAGGAGGAAAAATGTTGGTGGGAAAGTCCTTGGTTTCTTTTATTAG
- the LOC113783033 gene encoding ras-related protein RABE1c-like: protein MAAPPTRARADYDYLIKLLLIGDSGVGKSCLLLRFSDGSFTTSFITTIGIDFKIRTIELEGKRIKLQIWDTAGQERFRTITTAYYRGAMGILLVYDVTDESSFNNIRNWIRNIEQHASDNVNKILVGNKADMDESKRAVPTSKGQALADEYGIKFFETSAKTNMNVEEVFFSIAKDIKQRLSDSDSKIEPQAIRINQTDQPAASGPAAQTSACCGS from the exons ATGGCAGCTCCACCAACAAGGGCAAGAGCTGATTATGATTATCTTATCAAATTGCTTCTCATTGGCGACAGCG GAGTGGGGAAAAGTTGTCTTCTTTTGCGGTTCTCAGATGGTTCCTTTACAACAAGTTTCATCACCACTATTGG CATTGACTTCAAAATAAGAACCATTGAGCTTGAGGGAAAGCGTATCAAGTTACAAATATGGGACACAGCTGGTCAGGAGCGGTTTCGGACAATAACAACAG CTTACTACCGTGGAGCTATGGGCATTTTGCTAGTTTATGATGTAACTGATGAGTCTTCTTTCAACA ATATCAGAAATTGGATTCGCAACATTGAGCAACATGCTTCAGATAATGTAAACAAAATATTGGTTGGAAACAAGGCTGACATGGATGAAAGCAAAAGG GCCGTTCCAACCTCGAAGGGGCAAGCTCTTGCTGATGAGTATGGAATCAAGTTCTTTGAAACA AGTGCAAAGACGAACATGAATGTGGAGGAAGTTTTCTTTTCAATAGCAAAAGACATAAAGCAAAGGCTTTCAGATTCAGATTCTAAGATTGAG CCTCAAGCAATCAGGATTAACCAAACAGATCAGCCAGCTGCAAGTGGTCCAGCTGCTCAGACATCAGCTTGCTGTGGATCATGA
- the LOC113782593 gene encoding uncharacterized protein LOC113782593, which translates to MENPSIEPAILLKININCCEFCPGRLERALLTIDGVLSVAVYREKNLVAVKGKVDPNKLIASIKAWGKTAKFLGYDGGPMNFNNHADKEKSKSSKPVRDKCPEHNNFPKNGKERNRGYPKDESRKKEESSHEPEAYVAPQIDREVCRDPYCKLHKSRPIFHNKVPSINCADHPHHTGGFFARGGSGSHFLTHGNASPYDYPRMAPPHPMMEQPGYGFYSGSYYGPRFDDYSYHDDAPYPRHWPYM; encoded by the exons ATGGAAAATCCTTCTATTGAACCG GCTATCTTGCTGAAGATAAATATCAATTGTTGTGAGTTTTGCCCCGGGAGACTGGAGAGAGCACTGCTAACAATCGATG GTGTTCTTTCAGTTGCCGTGTACCGCGAAAAAAACTTGGTCGCTGTTAAAGGCAAAGTAGACCCGAACAAACTGATTGCTTCCATTAAAGCATGGGGAAAAACTGCAAAATTCTTAGGCTATGATGGAGGTCCGATGAATTTCAATAACCATGCCGATAAGGAGAAGTCCAAGAGCTCAAAGCCCGTCAGGGATAAGTGCCCTGAACACAACAATTTTCCCAAAAATGGGAAGGAAAGAAATCGTGGCTATCCAAAAGATGAGAGTCGTAAGAAGGAAGAGAGTAGTCATGAGCCTGAAGCTTATGTTGCACCCCAAATTGACCGAGAAGTATGCAGGGATCCTTACTGCAAACTCCATAAGAGCAGACCAATCTTTCATAACAAGGTGCCCTCAATCAACTGTGCTGATCATCCTCACCACACTGGCGGTTTTTTCGCTAGAGGTGGAAGTGGAAGTCATTTTCTTACCCATGGCAACGCTTCTCCATATGATTACCCAAGGATGGCGCCGCCGCATCCAATGATGGAGCAACCTGGATATGGTTTCTACTCTGGGAGCTATTATGGGCCAAGATTTGATGACTACTCTTACCATGATGATGCCCCATATCCTAGGCACTGGCCCTATATGTGA
- the LOC113783117 gene encoding 2-oxoglutarate dehydrogenase, mitochondrial-like, giving the protein MAWFRAGSNVAKLAIRRTLSQRGGSYVSRTRVVPLQNRFFHTTVFRSKAQSAPVPRPVPLSKLTDSFLDGTSSVYLEELQRAWEQDPNSVDESWDNFFRNFVGQAATSPGISGQTIQESMRLLLLVRAYQVYGHMKAKLDPLGLEQREIPDDLDPALYGFSEADLDREFFIGVWRMSGFLSENRPVQTLRAILTRLEQAYCGAIGYEYMHIADREQCNWLRDRIETPTPMEYSHERREVILDRLMWSSQFENFLATKWTAAKRFGLEGAETLIPGMKEMFDRSADLGVESIVIGMSHRGRLNVLGNVVRKPLRQIFSEFSGGTKPSDEVGLYTGTGDVKYHLGTSYDRPTRGGKRIHLSLVANPSHLEAVDPVVVGKTRAKQYYSNDVTRTRNMGVLIHGDGSFAGQGVVYETLHLSALPNYTTGGTIHIVVNNQVAFTTDPKSGRSSQYCTDVAKALNAPIFHVNGDDVEAVVHVCELAAEWRQTFHSDVVVDIVCYRRFGHNEIDEPSFTQPQMYKVIRNHPSAMEIYQKKLLESGQLSKEGIDRINNKVLSILNEEFVASKDYIPQRRDWLSAYWMGFKSPGQLSRIRNTGVKPEILKTVGKAITTLPENFKPHRAVKRIFDDRAKMIETGEGIDWAVGEALAFATLLVEGNHVRLSGQDVERGTFSHRHSVVHDQETGGQYCPLDHVMINQNEEMFTVSNSSLSEFGVLGFELGYSMENPNSLVLWEAQFGDFANGAQVIFDQFLSSGEAKWLRQTGLVVLLPHGYDGQGPEHSSARLERFLQMSDDNPFVIPEMDPTLRKQIQECNWQVVNVTTPANYFHVLRRQIHREFRKPLIVMSPKNLLRHKDCKSNLSEFDDVQGHPGFDKQGTRFKRLIKDQNDHKEVEEGISRLVLCSGKVYYELDEERRKVNRKDVAICRVEQLCPFPYDLIQRELKRYPNAEIVWCQEEPMNMGAYNYVGLRLATAMKALGRGDLDDVKYVGRAPSAATATGFLSVHQKEQRELVGKALQPDPISIS; this is encoded by the exons ATGGCATGGTTTCGAGCTGGGTCAAATGTGGCAAAACTTGCCATCAGAAGGACTTTGTCGCAGAGAGGTGGTTCATATGTATCCAGAACACGCGTAGTTCCATTACAAAATCGATTTTTTCATACCACAGTTTTTAGATCAAAGGCGCAATCTGCACCTGTCCCACGTCCTGTTCCGCTGTCTAAGCTAACTGACAGTTTCCTAGATGGGACAAGCAGTGTTTATCTTGAGGAGCTTCAGCGGGCCTGGGAGCAAGATCCTAATAGTGTTGATGAGTCATGGGACAACTTCTTTAGGAACTTTGTTGGCCAAGCTGCCACTTCACCTGGAATTTCTGGTCAAACGATTCAAGAGAGTATGCGACTGTTGCTGCTTGTTAGAGCTTACCAGGTGTATGGTCACATGAAAGCTAAGTTGGACCCATTGGGCTTGGAACAGAGGGAAATTCCAGATGATCTGGATCCTGCACTTTATGGTTTCTCTGAAGCTGATCTTGATCGCGAGTTCTTCATTGGCGTGTGGAGGATGTCAGGATTTTTGTCAGAGAACCGACCTGTGCAAACCTTGAGAGCGATATTGACACGGCTTGAACAGGCTTACTGTGGTGCTATTGGCTATGAGTATATGCACATTGCTGATCGTGAACAGTGTAATTGGTTAAGGGACCGGATTGAGACTCCCACACCAATGGAGTACAGCCATGAGCGGCGTGAGGTTATTCTTGATCGCCTCATGTGGAGTTCTCAGTTTGAGAATTTCTTGGCCACTAAGTGGACTGCTGCAAAGAGGTTTGGGCTTGAAGGGGCTGAAACCTTGATCCCAGGAATGAAGGAAATGTTTGATAGGTCTGCAGATCTGGGAGTCGAGAGCATAGTGATTGGAATGTCACACAGAGGGAGACTTAACGTGTTGGGTAATGTTGTTCGGAAGCCTTTGCGCCAGATATTTAGCGAGTTCAGTGGTGGTACTAAACCTTCAGATGAAGTTGGCTTGTATACAGGAACTGGTGATGTAAAGTATCACCTGGGAACTTCTTATGACCGGCCAACTAGGGGTGGAAAGAGAATTCATTTGTCTCTTGTGGCAAACCCCAGTCACCTGGAAGCAGTAGATCCTGTTGTAGTTGGGAAAACTAGAGCAAAACAGTATTATTCTAATGACGTCACTAGAACAAGAAACATGGGTGTCTTAATTCATGGGGATGGTAGCTTTGCAGGACAAGGAGTTGTTTATGAGACCCTGCATCTTAGCGCTCTTCCTAATTACACTACTGGTGGAACTATACACATTGTGGTTAACAATCAAGTAGCCTTCACTACTGATCCCAAGTCAGGAAGATCTTCTCAGTATTGTACTGATGTTGCTAAAGCACTGAATGCCCCAATCTTCCATGTCAACGGTGATGATGTGGAGGCTGTGGTCCATGTCTGTGAGCTTGCAGCAGAGTGGCGTCAGACATTCCATTCGGATGTTGTGGTTGACATTGTTTGTTACCGCCGATTTGGTCATAATGAGATTGATGAGCCATCTTTTACCCAGCCCCAAATGTACAAG GTAATCCGAAATCATCCTTCAGCCATGGAGATTTACCAAAAGAAACTTTTAGAATCTGGTCAGCTGTCTAAAGAGGGCATTGATAGGATAAATAACAAAGTTCTTTCAATTCTTAATGAAGAATTTGTGGCCAGCAAAGATTATATCCCCCAAAGGAGGGACTGGCTTTCCGCTTACTGGATGGGGTTCAAGTCTCCTGGGCAGCTTTCACGTATCCGAAACACTGG TGTAAAGCCAGAGATTTTGAAGACTGTTGGCAAAGCAATCACAACTCTTCCAGAGAACTTTAAACCTCACAGAGCAGTTAAGAGAATTTTTGATGACCGTGCCAAGATGATTGAGACAGGCGAAGGAATAGACTGGGCAGTGGGGGAGGCACTTGCTTTTGCGACACTGCTGGTGGAAGGAAATCATGTCAGGCTTAGTGGTCAAGATGTTGAGAGAGGTACTTTTAGTCATCGACATTCTGTCGTTCATGATCAAGAAACAGGGGGACAGTATTGCCCTTTGGATCATGTTATGATCAATCAGAATGAAGAAATGTTTACGGTTAGTAACAG CTCTCTTTCTGAATTTGGTGTCTTGGGCTTTGAATTGGGTTACTCCATGGAAAACCCAAATTCTTTGGTACTGTGGGAAGCCCAATTTGGTGATTTTGCCAATGGAGCTCAAGTGATATTTGATCAGTTCTTGAGCAGTGGGGAGGCCAAATGGCTTCGTCAGACAGGACTAGTTGTGCTTCTGCCTCATGGTTATGATGGCCAGGGCCCTGAACATTCTAGTGCACGTTTGGAGCGTTTCCTTCag ATGAGTGATGACAACCCCTTTGTCATCCCAGAGATGGATCCAACCCTTAGAAAGCAGATCCAAGAATGCAATTGGCAGGTGGTAAATGTAACTACACCAGCAAACTATTTCCATGTTCTGCGGCGTCAA ATCCACAGGGAATTCCGTAAGCCTCTTATTGTGATGTCTCCGAAGAATTTGCTTCGGCATAAAGACTGCAAATCCAATCTTTCTGAGTTTGATGACGTGCAAGGCCATCCTGGTTTTGACAAACAAGGGACCAGGTTTAAGCGCCTCATCAAGGACCAGAATGACCATAAGGAAGTTGAGGAGGGCATTAGTCGCTTGGTTCTTTGCTCAGGAAAG GTTTATTATGAACTTGATGAAGAGAGGAGAAAAGTGAATAGGAAGGATGTTGCTATATGTCGGGTGGAACAACTTTGCCCCTTCCCTTATGATCTCATTCAACGTGAATTGAAGCGATATCCAA ATGCTGAGATCGTATGGTGCCAGGAAGAGCCCATGAACATGGGTGCCTACAATTATGTTGGACTTCGACTGGCTACTGCCATGAAAGCATTGGGAAGAGGTGATTTAGATGATGTCAAGTATGTTGGACGTGCTCCATCTGCTGCCACAGCTACTGGTTTCCTGAGCGTGCACCAAAAGGAGCAAAGGGAACTTGTAGGGAAAGCCTTGCAGCCTGATCCAATTAGCATTTCTTGA